The Bicyclus anynana chromosome 4, ilBicAnyn1.1, whole genome shotgun sequence genome window below encodes:
- the LOC112052923 gene encoding tyrosine-protein phosphatase non-receptor type 23 has translation MESCVAELKVILLALVAAAGAEPQYNSFNPFPPPPGPPLQPGYNYPQPQFQQQAGNYQQSQRLQLGYNYFQPRPQIIPQPQFGYNHQQPQLLPQSIPQQAYNFPSQARYQGQNGYNYPLPQQLGYNYPQPQPQPQPLPQPQPQPQPLPQPQPQPVNPPIDVRASPLSQVTPTAQTTTVTQPQPTTQPQLQSSPQPQPLFLSQPQSTVEQDTQSSPNPISTLQPDLSLLQQVFISPPLSTFQPELQSSTKSQPTSIPQTSSSFSPLSSPQPTPTVLIPQRKTSPQPSPKPSPKPSPQPLSISEPIPTYGPPQPQSSPQPSPQPSPQPSPQPSPQPSPQTSAQPQPAPLAIPTPVPLPRSSYGPPQIQPTPQSIPQQPISLQRTQQQQISQQQTQQQQISQQQTQLQQIPQQQTQLQQIPQQQTQLQQFPQQIPQPQFTTQPRAAFGIPPVRNLSPVILQQPIYQPDIQIQQNRYFKNQQNQFSSQQSQQQFNTQFSSQPVQSIPLISSYQADSNQYNSQGQLNGPLDETVITRVQNIIRDNERSQNSGYPSSVSRVSWSNAQPSQEILSFVQNSPIESLSRGQNLQQLSQGLASSSSSSFQGQTIGSSSNNGFLQQTLPSTSYGVPNLASSSSSSFQSSQSVGSNSNNAFLRQSLPSTSYGVPY, from the exons ATGGAGTCTTGCGTCGCTGAATTGAAG GTAATATTACTCGCGTTGGTTGCCGCCGCTGGTGCCGAGCCGCAGTACAACTCATTCAATCCATTCCCACCGCCACCGGGACCGCCGCTGCAACCTGGTTACAATTACCCACAACCGCAATTTCAGCAACAAGCTGGCAACTACCAACAATCGCAAAGGTTGCAGCTTGGTTACAACTATTTTCAGCCACGACCACAAATAATACCGCAACCTCAATTCGGCTACAACCACCAGCAGCCTCAGTTACTTCCCCAATCAATTCCACAACAAGCGTACAACTTTCCTTCGCAAGCTCGATATCAAGGACAAAATGGTTACAATTATCCACTTCCACAACAGCTTGGTTATAACTATCCTCAACCACAACCACAGCCTCAACCATTGCCCCAACCACAACCACAGCCTCAACCGTTGCCCCAACCACAACCTCAACCTGTGAATCCACCTATCGATGTAAGAGCATCACCTCTTAGTCAGGTTACACCAACTGCACAAACCACCACCGTCACGCAACCACAACCTACCACCCAACCGCAGTTGCAATCATCTCCGCAGCCGCAACCACTTTTCCTTTCGCAACCTCAATCAACTGTGGAACAAGACACACAATCTTCACCAAATCCTATATCTACACTACAACCAGACCTATCATTGCTGCAACAAGTTTTTATATCTCCACCGCTGTCAACTTTCCAACCAGAGCTGCAGTCATCAACAAAATCTCAACCTACTAGTATTCCCCAAACTAGTTCTTCATTTAGTCCTCTATCATCACCTCAACCTACTCCTACTGTATTAATACCTCAACGAAAAACATCACCGCAACCTTCTCCAAAACCATCACCGAAGCCATCACCACAACCTCTATCAATTTCTGAACCCATTCCAACGTATGGACCACCTCAACCGCAATCGTCCCCACAACCTTCTCCACAACCGTCCCCACAACCTTCTCCACAACCATCCCCACAACCGTCCCCACAAACATCCGCACAACCCCAGCCTGCCCCACTAGCGATACCAACTCCGGTACCACTACCTAGATCATCCTACGGCCCACCACAAATACAACCAACACCGCAATCCATACCCCAACAACCAATATCCCTACAGCGAACTCAACAGCAACAAATTTCTCAACAGCAAACTCAACAGCAACAAATTTCTCAACAGCAAACTCAATTGCAACAAATTCCTCAGCAGCAAACTCAACTGCAACAAATTCCTCAACAGCAAACTCAACTGCAACAATTCCCCCAACAGATACCCCAACCACAATTTACAACACAACCTCGTGCAGCTTTCGGAATACCTCCTGTTCGTAACCTTTCTCCTGTAATTCTGCAGCAACCAATATATCAACCAGATATTCAAATTCAACAAaaccgatattttaaaaatcaacaaaacCAATTTTCGTCACAACAATCTCAACAACAGTTCAACACACAATTTTCATCACAACCAGTACAATCAATTCCTCTGATATCAAGTTACCAGGCCGACTCTAATCAATATAATTCTCAAGGTCAGTTAAATGGACCACTTGATGAAACTGTCATCACTCGAGTACAGAATATAATTAGAGACAATGAACGATCTCAAAATTCAGGATACCCATCCTCTGTCTCAAGAGTCTCTTGGAGTAATGCTCAACCAAGCCAAGAAATCTTGTCGTTTGTCCAAAATTCCCCTATAGAAAGTCTATCTAGAGGACAGAATTTACAACAGTTATCACAAGGTTTGGCTTCAAGTTCTAGTTCATCATTTCAAGGTCAGACGATAGGATCTAGTAGCAATAATGGTTTCCTACAACAAACATTGCCATCTACCTCGTATGGTGTACCTAATTTAGCTTCAAGTTCTAGTTCATCATTTCAAAGTAGTCAGTCGGTAGGTTCTAATAGTAATAATGCTTTCTTACGACAATCGCTGCCATCTACCTCGTATGGTGtaccttattaa